From one Pseudoliparis swirei isolate HS2019 ecotype Mariana Trench chromosome 5, NWPU_hadal_v1, whole genome shotgun sequence genomic stretch:
- the LOC130194191 gene encoding complement C1q tumor necrosis factor-related protein 7, which translates to MLDVKLLVLLAAVCLLLRVSGQRLEARARLKAAPPPRLVCSVPGAPGSAGRPGPGGPPGTDGNVGVPGRDGRDGRKGERAEKGGEGVKGKVGPTGKIGGRGDRGPAGKRGPGGPGGVVGPPGTPGGAGDKGDRGQRGPRGTAGTCKCGTLLPKSAFSVGITSSYPAEKTPIKFNKVLFDEGGHYSPLTGKFLCAYPGIYYFSYDITLANKHLAIALVHNGEYRIKTYDANTGNHDVASGATAIFLNPEDEVWLEIFFHDQNGLFSDPAWSDSLFSGFLLYADTNYFDTLAEEYS; encoded by the exons ATGTTGG acgtgaagctgctggtgctgctggccgCCGTGTGTCTTCTCCTCCGGGTCTCGGGCCAGCGCCTCGAGGCCCGGGCCCGGCTGAAGGCGGCGCCGCCACCCCGTCTGGTCTGCAGCGTGCCCGGGGCGCCGGGCTCCGCCGGCCGGCCCGGGCCCGGTGGGCCACCGGGGACGGACGGGAACGTCGGCGTCCCGGGAAGAGACGGCCGAGACGGCAGGAAGGGAGAGCGAGCAGAGAAGGGAGGCGAAG GTGTGAAGGGCAAAGTCGGCCCGACGGGGAAGATCGGAGGCCGAGGCGACCGCGGCCCCGCCGGCAAACGAGGCCCCGGGGGGCCGGGCGGCGTCGTGGGCCCCCCCGGGACACCCGGCGGCGCCGGAGACAAAGGGGACCGGGGCCAGAGGGGACCACGCGGGACCGCGGGAACCTGCAAGTGCGGCACCCTGCTGCCCAAGTCGGCCTTCTCGGTGGGCATCACCAGCAGCTACCCGGCGGAGAAGACCCCCATCAAGTTCAACAAGGTGCTGTTCGACGAGGGCGGGCACTACAGCCCGCTGACGGGCAAGTTCCTGTGCGCCTACCCGGGCATCTACTACTTCTCCTACGACATCACGCTGGCCAACAAGCACCTGGCCATCGCGCTGGTGCACAACGGGGAGTACCGCATCAAGACCTACGACGCCAACACGGGGAACCACGACGTGGCGTCCGGGGCCACCGCCATCTTCCTGAACCCGGAGGACGAAGTTTGGCTGGAGATCTTCTTCCACGACCAGAACGGCCTGTTCAGCGACCCCGCCTGGTCCGACAGCctgttctccggcttcctgcTCTACGCCGACACAAACTACTTCGACACGCTGGCAGAGGAGTACTCATAA